Proteins encoded by one window of Lathyrus oleraceus cultivar Zhongwan6 chromosome 1, CAAS_Psat_ZW6_1.0, whole genome shotgun sequence:
- the LOC127107609 gene encoding uncharacterized protein LOC127107609 gives MLVSGQVFTDNCNKRMTEEVMKANTHNVMQFDRERFYFMVQEKINQNDGRPTGTFSVDLRKQHCDCGKFQAFHLPCSHVIAACSSICQDYSIHIPDVFKIHNVFKVYKESLLGLPHEENLPQYEGLTLCHDDSMRRRKKERPNSTRIRIEMDDVEKEKRRCEIFHEIGHMRRKCLNVAGPSR, from the coding sequence ATGTTAGTCTCTGGGCAGGTTTTCACTGATAACTGCAACAAGAGGATGACTGAGGAAGTCATGAAAGCTAACACACATAACGTCATGCAATTTGATCGCGAGAGATTCTATTTCATGGTCCAAGAGAAGATTAATCAGAATGATGGTCGACCAACCGGTACATTCAGCGTTGATCTGAGGAAACAACACTGCGATTGTGGGAAATTTCAGGCATTTCACTTACCTTGCTCTCATGTAATCGCAGCATGTTCGAGTATATGCCAGGACTACTCCATTCACATTCCAGACGTGTTCAAAATTCATAACGTCTTCAAGGTCTATAAGGAGAGTTTGCTAGGACTTCCCCATGAGGAGAATTTGCCACAATATGAAGGACTTACTCTTTGCCACGACGACTctatgagaaggaggaagaaagAGCGCCCAAACAGCACCCGGATTAGAATCGAGATGGACGACGTTGAGAAGGAAAAGAGAAGGTGTGAAATTTTCCATGAGATAGGACACATGCGTAGGAAATGTCTAAATGTTGCAGGACCCTCCAGATGA